One genomic window of Cygnus olor isolate bCygOlo1 chromosome 3, bCygOlo1.pri.v2, whole genome shotgun sequence includes the following:
- the BTBD3 gene encoding BTB/POZ domain-containing protein 3 isoform X3 — MFYGELAEDKDEIRIPDVEPAAFLAMLKYIYCDEIDLAADTVLATLYAAKKYIVPHLARACVNFLETSLSAKNACVLLSQSCLFEEPDLTQRCWEVIDAQAELALKSEGFCDIDFQTLESILRRETLNAKEIVVFEAALNWAEVECQRQELTATIENKRKVLGKALYLIRIPTMALDDFANGAAQSGILTLNETNDIFLWYTAAKKPELQFVSKPRKGLVPQRCHRFQSCAYRSNQWRYRGRCDSIQFAVDKRVFIAGFGLYGSSCGSAEYSAKIELKRQGVILGQNLSKYFSDGSSNTFPVWFEYPVQIEPDTFYTASVILDGNELSYFGQEGMTEVQCGKVTVQFQCSSDSTNGTGVQGGQIPELIFYA; from the exons ATGTTTTACGGAGAGCTTGCTGAGGACAAAGATGAAATCCGTATACCAGATGTTGAGCCTGCTGCTTTTCTCGCAATGCTGAA ATACATCTATTGCGATGAAATTGATTTGGCTGCAGATACCGTACTGGCCACTCTTTATGCTGCCAAGAAGTACATCGTCCCTCATCTTGCCCGTGCCTGCGTTAACTTTCTAGAAACAAGTCTAAGCGCAAAGAACGCCTGCGTGCTGCTTTCCCAGAGCTGCCTGTTCGAGGAACCTGACCTGACCCAGCGCTGTTGGGAAGTGATTGATGCCCAAGCCGAGCTAGCTTTGAAGTCTGAGGGCTTCTGTGACATTGATTTTCAGACGCTTGAAAGCATTCTCCGAAGGGAGACTCTGAATGCCAAAGAAATTGTCGTTTTCGAAGCGGCTCTGAACTGGGCCGAAGTGGAGTGTCAGCGACAAGAGCTGACGGCTACCATAGAGAATAAGCGCAAAGTCCTGGGGAAGGCTCTGTACTTGATTCGCATCCCCACCATGGCACTCGACGACTTTGCGAATGGCGCTGCTCAGTCTGGGATTCTGACCCTCAACGAGACCAATGATATCTTCCTTTGGTACACAGCTGCCAAAAAGCCAGAGTTGCAGTTTGTCAGCAAGCCCCGGAAAGGGCTCGTTCCTCAGCGGTGCCACCGCTTCCAGTCCTGTGCTTACCGCAGCAACCAGTGGCGTTACAGGGGCCGGTGTGACAGCATCCAGTTTGCTGTTGATAAAAGAGTGTTCATTGCTGGCTTTGGGCTGTACGGCTCCAGCTGTGGATCGGCAGAGTACAGTGCCAAGATTGAACTCAAACGGCAAGGAGTTATCCTAGGCCAGAACTTGAGTAAATATTTCTCAGATGGTTCTAGTAACACTTTTCCTGTGTGGTTTGAATATCCAGTGCAGATTGAGCCTGACACCTTCTACACAGCTAGCGTGATTCTGGATGGTAACGAACTCAGCTACTTTGGACAGGAAGGAATGACAGAAGTTCAGTGTGGGAAAGTGACTGTTCAGTTTCAGTGCTCTTCGGACAGTACAAATGGCACTGGGGTACAGGGGGGGCAGATTCCCGAACTGATATTTTATGCTTGA
- the BTBD3 gene encoding BTB/POZ domain-containing protein 3 isoform X2, whose amino-acid sequence MAADIFPRKKPANTNTTAVQQYHQQNLNNNNTIPAPNWQGLYPTIRERNAVMFNNDLMADVHFVVGPPGGTQRLPGHKYVLAVGSSVFHAMFYGELAEDKDEIRIPDVEPAAFLAMLKYIYCDEIDLAADTVLATLYAAKKYIVPHLARACVNFLETSLSAKNACVLLSQSCLFEEPDLTQRCWEVIDAQAELALKSEGFCDIDFQTLESILRRETLNAKEIVVFEAALNWAEVECQRQELTATIENKRKVLGKALYLIRIPTMALDDFANGAAQSGILTLNETNDIFLWYTAAKKPELQFVSKPRKGLVPQRCHRFQSCAYRSNQWRYRGRCDSIQFAVDKRVFIAGFGLYGSSCGSAEYSAKIELKRQGVILGQNLSKYFSDGSSNTFPVWFEYPVQIEPDTFYTASVILDGNELSYFGQEGMTEVQCGKVTVQFQCSSDSTNGTGVQGGQIPELIFYA is encoded by the exons atggCTGCTGATATTTTTCCCCGAAAGAAACCAGCCAACACTAATACAACTGCTGTCCAGCAGTACCACCAGCAAAATCTCAATAACAACAACACTATTCCTGCACCAAACTGGCAAGGACTTTATCCAACCATCAGAGAGAG AAATGCAGTGATGTTCAACAATGACTTGATGGCAGATGTTCATTTTGTGGTCGGGCCACCAGGTGGGACCCAGCGGCTGCCAGGACACAAA TATGTCCTGGCTGTTGGGAGCTCGGTATTCCACGCGATGTTTTACGGAGAGCTTGCTGAGGACAAAGATGAAATCCGTATACCAGATGTTGAGCCTGCTGCTTTTCTCGCAATGCTGAA ATACATCTATTGCGATGAAATTGATTTGGCTGCAGATACCGTACTGGCCACTCTTTATGCTGCCAAGAAGTACATCGTCCCTCATCTTGCCCGTGCCTGCGTTAACTTTCTAGAAACAAGTCTAAGCGCAAAGAACGCCTGCGTGCTGCTTTCCCAGAGCTGCCTGTTCGAGGAACCTGACCTGACCCAGCGCTGTTGGGAAGTGATTGATGCCCAAGCCGAGCTAGCTTTGAAGTCTGAGGGCTTCTGTGACATTGATTTTCAGACGCTTGAAAGCATTCTCCGAAGGGAGACTCTGAATGCCAAAGAAATTGTCGTTTTCGAAGCGGCTCTGAACTGGGCCGAAGTGGAGTGTCAGCGACAAGAGCTGACGGCTACCATAGAGAATAAGCGCAAAGTCCTGGGGAAGGCTCTGTACTTGATTCGCATCCCCACCATGGCACTCGACGACTTTGCGAATGGCGCTGCTCAGTCTGGGATTCTGACCCTCAACGAGACCAATGATATCTTCCTTTGGTACACAGCTGCCAAAAAGCCAGAGTTGCAGTTTGTCAGCAAGCCCCGGAAAGGGCTCGTTCCTCAGCGGTGCCACCGCTTCCAGTCCTGTGCTTACCGCAGCAACCAGTGGCGTTACAGGGGCCGGTGTGACAGCATCCAGTTTGCTGTTGATAAAAGAGTGTTCATTGCTGGCTTTGGGCTGTACGGCTCCAGCTGTGGATCGGCAGAGTACAGTGCCAAGATTGAACTCAAACGGCAAGGAGTTATCCTAGGCCAGAACTTGAGTAAATATTTCTCAGATGGTTCTAGTAACACTTTTCCTGTGTGGTTTGAATATCCAGTGCAGATTGAGCCTGACACCTTCTACACAGCTAGCGTGATTCTGGATGGTAACGAACTCAGCTACTTTGGACAGGAAGGAATGACAGAAGTTCAGTGTGGGAAAGTGACTGTTCAGTTTCAGTGCTCTTCGGACAGTACAAATGGCACTGGGGTACAGGGGGGGCAGATTCCCGAACTGATATTTTATGCTTGA
- the BTBD3 gene encoding BTB/POZ domain-containing protein 3 isoform X1, with translation MVDEKGKNMKCLTFFLMLPETVKNRSKKSSKKGNSSSSSSSSKLPPVCYEIITLKTKKKKKMAADIFPRKKPANTNTTAVQQYHQQNLNNNNTIPAPNWQGLYPTIRERNAVMFNNDLMADVHFVVGPPGGTQRLPGHKYVLAVGSSVFHAMFYGELAEDKDEIRIPDVEPAAFLAMLKYIYCDEIDLAADTVLATLYAAKKYIVPHLARACVNFLETSLSAKNACVLLSQSCLFEEPDLTQRCWEVIDAQAELALKSEGFCDIDFQTLESILRRETLNAKEIVVFEAALNWAEVECQRQELTATIENKRKVLGKALYLIRIPTMALDDFANGAAQSGILTLNETNDIFLWYTAAKKPELQFVSKPRKGLVPQRCHRFQSCAYRSNQWRYRGRCDSIQFAVDKRVFIAGFGLYGSSCGSAEYSAKIELKRQGVILGQNLSKYFSDGSSNTFPVWFEYPVQIEPDTFYTASVILDGNELSYFGQEGMTEVQCGKVTVQFQCSSDSTNGTGVQGGQIPELIFYA, from the exons ATGGTagatgagaaaggaaagaacatgAAATGTCTCACCTTCTTCTTGATGCTTCCAGAGACAGTCAAGAACAGGTCCAAGAAGAGCTCTAAGAAGggaaatagcagcagcagcagtagtagCAGCAAATTGCCTCCAGTTTGCTATGAAATCATTACCTTGAAGaccaaaaagaagaagaagatggCTGCTGATATTTTTCCCCGAAAGAAACCAGCCAACACTAATACAACTGCTGTCCAGCAGTACCACCAGCAAAATCTCAATAACAACAACACTATTCCTGCACCAAACTGGCAAGGACTTTATCCAACCATCAGAGAGAG AAATGCAGTGATGTTCAACAATGACTTGATGGCAGATGTTCATTTTGTGGTCGGGCCACCAGGTGGGACCCAGCGGCTGCCAGGACACAAA TATGTCCTGGCTGTTGGGAGCTCGGTATTCCACGCGATGTTTTACGGAGAGCTTGCTGAGGACAAAGATGAAATCCGTATACCAGATGTTGAGCCTGCTGCTTTTCTCGCAATGCTGAA ATACATCTATTGCGATGAAATTGATTTGGCTGCAGATACCGTACTGGCCACTCTTTATGCTGCCAAGAAGTACATCGTCCCTCATCTTGCCCGTGCCTGCGTTAACTTTCTAGAAACAAGTCTAAGCGCAAAGAACGCCTGCGTGCTGCTTTCCCAGAGCTGCCTGTTCGAGGAACCTGACCTGACCCAGCGCTGTTGGGAAGTGATTGATGCCCAAGCCGAGCTAGCTTTGAAGTCTGAGGGCTTCTGTGACATTGATTTTCAGACGCTTGAAAGCATTCTCCGAAGGGAGACTCTGAATGCCAAAGAAATTGTCGTTTTCGAAGCGGCTCTGAACTGGGCCGAAGTGGAGTGTCAGCGACAAGAGCTGACGGCTACCATAGAGAATAAGCGCAAAGTCCTGGGGAAGGCTCTGTACTTGATTCGCATCCCCACCATGGCACTCGACGACTTTGCGAATGGCGCTGCTCAGTCTGGGATTCTGACCCTCAACGAGACCAATGATATCTTCCTTTGGTACACAGCTGCCAAAAAGCCAGAGTTGCAGTTTGTCAGCAAGCCCCGGAAAGGGCTCGTTCCTCAGCGGTGCCACCGCTTCCAGTCCTGTGCTTACCGCAGCAACCAGTGGCGTTACAGGGGCCGGTGTGACAGCATCCAGTTTGCTGTTGATAAAAGAGTGTTCATTGCTGGCTTTGGGCTGTACGGCTCCAGCTGTGGATCGGCAGAGTACAGTGCCAAGATTGAACTCAAACGGCAAGGAGTTATCCTAGGCCAGAACTTGAGTAAATATTTCTCAGATGGTTCTAGTAACACTTTTCCTGTGTGGTTTGAATATCCAGTGCAGATTGAGCCTGACACCTTCTACACAGCTAGCGTGATTCTGGATGGTAACGAACTCAGCTACTTTGGACAGGAAGGAATGACAGAAGTTCAGTGTGGGAAAGTGACTGTTCAGTTTCAGTGCTCTTCGGACAGTACAAATGGCACTGGGGTACAGGGGGGGCAGATTCCCGAACTGATATTTTATGCTTGA